From a region of the Tursiops truncatus isolate mTurTru1 chromosome 2, mTurTru1.mat.Y, whole genome shotgun sequence genome:
- the ASB13 gene encoding ankyrin repeat and SOCS box protein 13 isoform X3, with the protein METRAADGSFLGDLGFWVERTPVHEAAQRGETRQLQQLIESGACVNQVMVDSITPLHAASLQGQAQCVQLLLAAGAQVDARNIDGSTPLCDACASGSIECVKLLLSHGAKVNPPLYTASPLHEACMSGSSECVRLLIDVGANLEAHDCHFGTPLHVACAREHLDCVKMLLNAGANVNAAKLHETALHHAAKVKNVDLIEMLIQFGGNIYARDNRGRKPSDYTWSSSASAKCLEHYEKTPLSLSQLCRVSLRRAAGVRGLEKIARLNIPPRLIDYLSYN; encoded by the exons GTTTCTGGGTGGAGCGCACCCCCGTGCACGAGGCAGCCCAGCGGGGGGAGACACGGCAGCTGCAGCAGCTGATCGAGAGCGGGGCCTGCGTCAACCAGGTCATGGTGGACTCCATCACGCCCCTGCATGCGGCCAGCCTGCAGGGCCAGGCGCAGTGCGTGCAGCTGCTGCTGGCCGCCGGGGCCCAG GTGGACGCCCGCAACATCGATGGCAGCACCCCGCTCTGTGACGCCTGTGCCTCGGGCAGCATCGAGTGCGTGAAGCTCCTGCTCTCCCACGGGGCCAAGGTCAACCCGCCCCTGTACACGGCATCCCCGCTGCACGAGGCCTGCATGAGCG GAAGTTCTGAGTGTGTGAGGCTTCTTATTGATGTTGGGGCCAACCTGGAAGCGCACGACTGCCACTTTGGGACCCCTCTGCACGTGGCCTGCGCCCGGGAGCATCTGGACTGCGTCAAAATGCTGCTCAATGCAG GGGCCAACGTGAACGCGGCAAAGCTCCACGAGACGGCACTGCACCATGCAGCCAAGGTGAAGAACGTGGACCTCATCGAGATGCTCATCCAGTTTGGAGGCAACATCTATGCCCGGGACAACCGGGGGCGGAAGCCATCCGACTACACATGGAGCAGCAGTGCCTCCGCCAAGTGCCTGGAGCACTATGAGA AGACACCTCTGAGCCTGTCCCAGCTCTGCAGGGTGAGCCTGAGGAGGGCGGCTGGCGTCAGGGGGCTGGAGAAAATTGCCAGGTTGAACATCCCTCCCCGGCTCATTGACTACCTTTCCTACAACTGA
- the ASB13 gene encoding ankyrin repeat and SOCS box protein 13 isoform X4: protein MVDSITPLHAASLQGQAQCVQLLLAAGAQVDARNIDGSTPLCDACASGSIECVKLLLSHGAKVNPPLYTASPLHEACMSGSSECVRLLIDVGANLEAHDCHFGTPLHVACAREHLDCVKMLLNAGANVNAAKLHETALHHAAKVKNVDLIEMLIQFGGNIYARDNRGRKPSDYTWSSSASAKCLEHYEKTPLSLSQLCRLPNESYCHPKFCSFLEALQLQLAGEVAGTWWVLSTVDLCILWIPKEHLLCFRHWLSVLNWLRM, encoded by the exons ATGGTGGACTCCATCACGCCCCTGCATGCGGCCAGCCTGCAGGGCCAGGCGCAGTGCGTGCAGCTGCTGCTGGCCGCCGGGGCCCAG GTGGACGCCCGCAACATCGATGGCAGCACCCCGCTCTGTGACGCCTGTGCCTCGGGCAGCATCGAGTGCGTGAAGCTCCTGCTCTCCCACGGGGCCAAGGTCAACCCGCCCCTGTACACGGCATCCCCGCTGCACGAGGCCTGCATGAGCG GAAGTTCTGAGTGTGTGAGGCTTCTTATTGATGTTGGGGCCAACCTGGAAGCGCACGACTGCCACTTTGGGACCCCTCTGCACGTGGCCTGCGCCCGGGAGCATCTGGACTGCGTCAAAATGCTGCTCAATGCAG GGGCCAACGTGAACGCGGCAAAGCTCCACGAGACGGCACTGCACCATGCAGCCAAGGTGAAGAACGTGGACCTCATCGAGATGCTCATCCAGTTTGGAGGCAACATCTATGCCCGGGACAACCGGGGGCGGAAGCCATCCGACTACACATGGAGCAGCAGTGCCTCCGCCAAGTGCCTGGAGCACTATGAGA AGACACCTCTGAGCCTGTCCCAGCTCTGCAGG CTGCCAAATGAATCCTATTGCCACCCTAAGTTTTGCTCATTCCTTGAAGCTCTGCAATTGCAATTGGCAGGAGAGGTCGCTGGCACCTGGTGGGTACTGTCAACCGTGGACTTATGCATTTTGTGGATACCTAAGGAACATCTGTTATGCTTCAGGCACTGGCTCAGTGTTTTGAACTGGCTAAGAATGTGA
- the ASB13 gene encoding ankyrin repeat and SOCS box protein 13 isoform X5, protein METRAADGSFLGDLGFWVERTPVHEAAQRGETRQLQQLIESGACVNQVMVDSITPLHAASLQGQAQCVQLLLAAGAQVDARNIDGSTPLCDACASGSIECVKLLLSHGAKVNPPLYTASPLHEACMSGSSECVRLLIDVGANLEAHDCHFGTPLHVACAREHLDCVKMLLNAGANVNAAKLHETALHHAAKVKNVDLIEMLIQFGGNIYARDNRGRKPSDYTWSSSASAKCLEHYETAK, encoded by the exons GTTTCTGGGTGGAGCGCACCCCCGTGCACGAGGCAGCCCAGCGGGGGGAGACACGGCAGCTGCAGCAGCTGATCGAGAGCGGGGCCTGCGTCAACCAGGTCATGGTGGACTCCATCACGCCCCTGCATGCGGCCAGCCTGCAGGGCCAGGCGCAGTGCGTGCAGCTGCTGCTGGCCGCCGGGGCCCAG GTGGACGCCCGCAACATCGATGGCAGCACCCCGCTCTGTGACGCCTGTGCCTCGGGCAGCATCGAGTGCGTGAAGCTCCTGCTCTCCCACGGGGCCAAGGTCAACCCGCCCCTGTACACGGCATCCCCGCTGCACGAGGCCTGCATGAGCG GAAGTTCTGAGTGTGTGAGGCTTCTTATTGATGTTGGGGCCAACCTGGAAGCGCACGACTGCCACTTTGGGACCCCTCTGCACGTGGCCTGCGCCCGGGAGCATCTGGACTGCGTCAAAATGCTGCTCAATGCAG GGGCCAACGTGAACGCGGCAAAGCTCCACGAGACGGCACTGCACCATGCAGCCAAGGTGAAGAACGTGGACCTCATCGAGATGCTCATCCAGTTTGGAGGCAACATCTATGCCCGGGACAACCGGGGGCGGAAGCCATCCGACTACACATGGAGCAGCAGTGCCTCCGCCAAGTGCCTGGAGCACTATGAGA CTGCCAAATGA
- the ASB13 gene encoding ankyrin repeat and SOCS box protein 13 isoform X1, whose protein sequence is METRAADGSFLGDLGFWVERTPVHEAAQRGETRQLQQLIESGACVNQVMVDSITPLHAASLQGQAQCVQLLLAAGAQVDARNIDGSTPLCDACASGSIECVKLLLSHGAKVNPPLYTASPLHEACMSGSSECVRLLIDVGANLEAHDCHFGTPLHVACAREHLDCVKMLLNAGANVNAAKLHETALHHAAKVKNVDLIEMLIQFGGNIYARDNRGRKPSDYTWSSSASAKCLEHYEKTPLSLSQLCRLPNESYCHPKFCSFLEALQLQLAGEVAGTWWVLSTVDLCILWIPKEHLLCFRHWLSVLNWLRM, encoded by the exons GTTTCTGGGTGGAGCGCACCCCCGTGCACGAGGCAGCCCAGCGGGGGGAGACACGGCAGCTGCAGCAGCTGATCGAGAGCGGGGCCTGCGTCAACCAGGTCATGGTGGACTCCATCACGCCCCTGCATGCGGCCAGCCTGCAGGGCCAGGCGCAGTGCGTGCAGCTGCTGCTGGCCGCCGGGGCCCAG GTGGACGCCCGCAACATCGATGGCAGCACCCCGCTCTGTGACGCCTGTGCCTCGGGCAGCATCGAGTGCGTGAAGCTCCTGCTCTCCCACGGGGCCAAGGTCAACCCGCCCCTGTACACGGCATCCCCGCTGCACGAGGCCTGCATGAGCG GAAGTTCTGAGTGTGTGAGGCTTCTTATTGATGTTGGGGCCAACCTGGAAGCGCACGACTGCCACTTTGGGACCCCTCTGCACGTGGCCTGCGCCCGGGAGCATCTGGACTGCGTCAAAATGCTGCTCAATGCAG GGGCCAACGTGAACGCGGCAAAGCTCCACGAGACGGCACTGCACCATGCAGCCAAGGTGAAGAACGTGGACCTCATCGAGATGCTCATCCAGTTTGGAGGCAACATCTATGCCCGGGACAACCGGGGGCGGAAGCCATCCGACTACACATGGAGCAGCAGTGCCTCCGCCAAGTGCCTGGAGCACTATGAGA AGACACCTCTGAGCCTGTCCCAGCTCTGCAGG CTGCCAAATGAATCCTATTGCCACCCTAAGTTTTGCTCATTCCTTGAAGCTCTGCAATTGCAATTGGCAGGAGAGGTCGCTGGCACCTGGTGGGTACTGTCAACCGTGGACTTATGCATTTTGTGGATACCTAAGGAACATCTGTTATGCTTCAGGCACTGGCTCAGTGTTTTGAACTGGCTAAGAATGTGA
- the ASB13 gene encoding ankyrin repeat and SOCS box protein 13 isoform X2, translating into MVPSFWVERTPVHEAAQRGETRQLQQLIESGACVNQVMVDSITPLHAASLQGQAQCVQLLLAAGAQVDARNIDGSTPLCDACASGSIECVKLLLSHGAKVNPPLYTASPLHEACMSGSSECVRLLIDVGANLEAHDCHFGTPLHVACAREHLDCVKMLLNAGANVNAAKLHETALHHAAKVKNVDLIEMLIQFGGNIYARDNRGRKPSDYTWSSSASAKCLEHYEKTPLSLSQLCRLPNESYCHPKFCSFLEALQLQLAGEVAGTWWVLSTVDLCILWIPKEHLLCFRHWLSVLNWLRM; encoded by the exons GTTTCTGGGTGGAGCGCACCCCCGTGCACGAGGCAGCCCAGCGGGGGGAGACACGGCAGCTGCAGCAGCTGATCGAGAGCGGGGCCTGCGTCAACCAGGTCATGGTGGACTCCATCACGCCCCTGCATGCGGCCAGCCTGCAGGGCCAGGCGCAGTGCGTGCAGCTGCTGCTGGCCGCCGGGGCCCAG GTGGACGCCCGCAACATCGATGGCAGCACCCCGCTCTGTGACGCCTGTGCCTCGGGCAGCATCGAGTGCGTGAAGCTCCTGCTCTCCCACGGGGCCAAGGTCAACCCGCCCCTGTACACGGCATCCCCGCTGCACGAGGCCTGCATGAGCG GAAGTTCTGAGTGTGTGAGGCTTCTTATTGATGTTGGGGCCAACCTGGAAGCGCACGACTGCCACTTTGGGACCCCTCTGCACGTGGCCTGCGCCCGGGAGCATCTGGACTGCGTCAAAATGCTGCTCAATGCAG GGGCCAACGTGAACGCGGCAAAGCTCCACGAGACGGCACTGCACCATGCAGCCAAGGTGAAGAACGTGGACCTCATCGAGATGCTCATCCAGTTTGGAGGCAACATCTATGCCCGGGACAACCGGGGGCGGAAGCCATCCGACTACACATGGAGCAGCAGTGCCTCCGCCAAGTGCCTGGAGCACTATGAGA AGACACCTCTGAGCCTGTCCCAGCTCTGCAGG CTGCCAAATGAATCCTATTGCCACCCTAAGTTTTGCTCATTCCTTGAAGCTCTGCAATTGCAATTGGCAGGAGAGGTCGCTGGCACCTGGTGGGTACTGTCAACCGTGGACTTATGCATTTTGTGGATACCTAAGGAACATCTGTTATGCTTCAGGCACTGGCTCAGTGTTTTGAACTGGCTAAGAATGTGA